In the genome of Paenibacillus pabuli, one region contains:
- a CDS encoding ABC transporter permease, whose protein sequence is MADAGVTQHILQKEAHRPPRRKSRLIRTWNRNKALWLLFLPCLLYYLIFRYAPMFGLVITFKDYNLFKGIWASDWVGFKYYRMFLENPDFWPLMKNTFLLGLYKLVFGFPAPILLAILLNEVRRAAYKRFVQTVSYLPHFISNVIVASMVIMFLSPTGGLINNLLAGIGIGPINFMNEPGLFRGIYVLSEIWQHIGWETIIYLAALTAIDPQLYEAADMDGASRLRKIWHVTLPGISPAIVITLILNIGKVLEIGFEKVFLMQNPAIYDTADIISTYVYRVGMVQGNFSYGASIDLFMGVISLIFICTANWLSRRLSETSLW, encoded by the coding sequence ATGGCTGATGCTGGCGTAACGCAGCACATACTGCAAAAGGAAGCACACCGGCCGCCTCGGCGGAAGTCACGTTTGATCAGAACCTGGAACAGGAACAAGGCGCTATGGCTGCTATTCCTGCCATGCCTCCTGTATTATTTGATCTTCCGCTATGCGCCGATGTTTGGTCTGGTCATCACGTTCAAGGATTACAATTTGTTTAAAGGAATTTGGGCCAGTGATTGGGTGGGGTTCAAATATTACCGAATGTTTCTGGAGAATCCCGATTTTTGGCCGCTGATGAAAAATACGTTTCTGCTGGGACTGTATAAGCTGGTGTTTGGCTTTCCGGCTCCAATCCTGCTTGCCATTCTGCTCAATGAGGTACGAAGGGCAGCATACAAGCGTTTTGTACAGACGGTCAGCTATCTGCCGCATTTCATCTCCAATGTTATTGTGGCGAGTATGGTGATTATGTTCCTGTCCCCAACCGGGGGGCTAATTAACAATTTGCTGGCAGGTATCGGCATCGGACCGATCAACTTCATGAATGAGCCGGGGCTGTTCCGGGGCATCTATGTCCTGTCAGAAATCTGGCAGCATATCGGCTGGGAAACCATTATTTATTTGGCCGCACTGACTGCAATCGATCCTCAATTGTATGAAGCTGCGGATATGGACGGAGCAAGCCGATTGCGTAAAATCTGGCATGTCACACTGCCCGGCATATCTCCCGCGATCGTCATTACATTGATTCTAAATATCGGCAAAGTGCTGGAAATTGGCTTCGAGAAAGTCTTCCTGATGCAGAATCCGGCGATCTACGATACAGCTGATATTATTAGCACTTATGTCTACAGGGTTGGCATGGTACAGGGGAATTTCAGCTATGGTGCATCCATTGATTTGTTCATGGGAGTCATCAGTCTGATATTCATTTGCACGGCCAATTGGCTCAGCCGCCGATTAAGTGAGACCAGTTTATGGTAG
- a CDS encoding helix-turn-helix domain-containing protein, producing the protein MKGLLTSKFALNGLFVKLMLSFLSVILILASFNLFSHLYLSNKVYQEMVRQNELGLAQTVEGYENHFRLTQNMILALTQSDTWTANLGILSHIKENRRYDIPAEVKSDLSTLYANPFLHIDNFILYFKQEDYVLEKDGLSSASDMFGKYYYSEEYSPAYWKKQTMNNQFLKVMPTAAFTENTVHSSRSLGRLMPVMMKAIPYEEVYGIVMLNPQRMQDTYGDAGNNPFYILDNEGRLLFSTMEGDMQNRQLPANGSRHERIGDQYYFYEKGKQTGFTYVQVTKAAVIAAEMRGMQLLLAVLLGAAVLISVLSSLFFSMRLNQPLQRLIAALDRNSNSGPDKLSSVKEFAMIGDRLSSILENNRYIQSDLAQKNSLVRQYAYIHKVKNIPLSSYLAELEDDRPSEQPYVSILFKVGFKYRQDESRQHTLLLWKLIQSLFTSSTNNSVALQPEQDQLLLLLFDPGPQSGILQALDTLKELLAVEEAFYLTIAVSPVYPGEIPFTDAYSNLSMLLKERRLNGETQVIVEPRASSSNAFHVKVTYGEELHNLLQSGNEEAVFAWLDRQLEQLQHKDAAAEDFRTFAVGAVEQIGKTVMKLNLTHIESEFLSSPPGEAFADFYSMQQYREWLQALVQPVLAAVRNQLETRDPVISFVLDYLEHHYGEDINLNIVADKLNLTSGYLSSIFKEKTNINFSEYLNNLRVERAKELLVNVDLRIQDIATQVGYQNVNSFIRMFKRRYGLTPGEYRKRHAGDEPFISSSHG; encoded by the coding sequence ATGAAGGGACTGCTTACAAGCAAATTTGCGCTGAATGGGCTGTTTGTCAAGCTAATGTTGAGCTTCCTCAGTGTCATCCTGATTCTGGCTTCATTTAACCTGTTCTCCCATTTGTATTTAAGCAACAAAGTCTATCAAGAGATGGTCAGACAAAATGAACTGGGCCTTGCACAGACGGTCGAAGGGTATGAGAATCATTTTCGACTGACCCAGAACATGATTCTGGCTCTCACCCAATCGGATACATGGACCGCCAATCTGGGCATTTTGAGCCACATTAAGGAGAACCGCCGTTACGATATTCCCGCAGAGGTCAAGTCTGACCTCTCCACTCTCTACGCAAATCCTTTTCTGCACATCGATAACTTCATTCTGTATTTCAAACAAGAAGATTACGTATTGGAGAAGGATGGTCTTAGCAGTGCCAGTGATATGTTCGGTAAATATTATTACAGTGAAGAATATTCGCCAGCTTACTGGAAAAAGCAAACGATGAACAATCAGTTTCTTAAAGTAATGCCCACTGCAGCCTTTACGGAAAATACGGTTCATTCTTCCCGCTCTCTCGGACGACTGATGCCGGTCATGATGAAAGCCATTCCTTATGAGGAGGTGTACGGCATTGTTATGCTCAATCCACAACGTATGCAGGATACGTATGGCGATGCCGGCAATAATCCGTTCTACATTCTGGACAACGAGGGACGCCTGTTGTTCAGCACGATGGAGGGAGATATGCAGAATCGGCAGCTTCCTGCAAATGGAAGCAGACATGAACGTATAGGAGATCAATATTACTTCTATGAAAAAGGTAAGCAGACCGGATTTACCTATGTCCAGGTCACCAAGGCCGCTGTAATCGCCGCGGAAATGCGCGGTATGCAGCTGCTGCTCGCTGTCCTGCTCGGGGCTGCTGTACTAATTAGCGTGCTTTCCTCTTTATTTTTCAGCATGCGATTAAACCAGCCCCTTCAACGCCTAATTGCCGCTCTGGACCGGAATTCCAACAGTGGCCCCGACAAGTTGAGCAGTGTTAAGGAATTCGCCATGATCGGCGACCGCCTAAGCTCCATTCTGGAAAATAATCGTTACATTCAAAGCGACCTTGCGCAGAAAAACTCTCTCGTACGTCAGTACGCTTATATCCATAAAGTGAAGAATATCCCGCTCAGTTCTTATCTTGCGGAACTTGAGGATGACCGGCCATCCGAGCAGCCCTATGTCTCCATTCTGTTCAAGGTAGGCTTCAAATACCGGCAAGATGAATCCAGACAGCATACCCTGTTATTGTGGAAACTGATTCAGAGCCTGTTTACCAGCAGCACAAATAACAGCGTCGCACTTCAGCCCGAGCAGGATCAGCTGCTCCTGCTGCTGTTCGATCCGGGTCCGCAAAGTGGTATTCTGCAGGCGCTCGATACGCTGAAGGAGTTGCTTGCTGTTGAAGAAGCCTTCTATCTAACCATTGCGGTAAGTCCGGTATATCCCGGAGAGATTCCGTTTACCGATGCGTACAGCAATCTGTCCATGCTCTTGAAAGAGAGAAGATTGAATGGGGAAACACAGGTTATTGTGGAGCCGCGGGCTTCCTCGTCAAATGCCTTCCATGTGAAGGTAACCTATGGGGAGGAACTGCACAACCTGCTGCAATCAGGCAATGAAGAGGCCGTATTTGCTTGGCTGGATCGCCAGCTGGAACAACTGCAGCACAAAGATGCAGCCGCAGAAGACTTCCGTACATTTGCAGTCGGCGCAGTAGAACAAATTGGCAAAACGGTGATGAAGCTGAATTTGACACACATCGAATCTGAATTTCTCTCTTCTCCGCCGGGAGAGGCATTTGCTGATTTCTATTCCATGCAGCAGTACAGGGAATGGCTTCAAGCGTTGGTTCAACCCGTACTTGCGGCAGTACGAAATCAGCTGGAAACGCGTGATCCTGTTATCAGCTTTGTGCTGGACTACCTGGAACATCATTATGGGGAAGATATTAATTTGAATATTGTCGCTGACAAATTGAATTTAACGTCAGGGTACCTCTCCAGTATTTTCAAGGAAAAGACGAACATCAATTTCAGCGAATATCTGAACAATCTGCGGGTTGAAAGGGCCAAAGAACTGCTTGTGAATGTGGATCTGCGAATTCAGGACATTGCGACACAGGTCGGCTATCAAAATGTAAACTCGTTTATCCGCATGTTCAAGCGTCGGTACGGGTTGACCCCGGGAGAATACCGCAAACGCCATGCAGGTGATGAACCGTTCATATCCTCCAGTCATGGCTAG
- a CDS encoding methyl-accepting chemotaxis protein, protein MSQTFKKQRIRSSSIANTLAIVLLVIIVVVFAVLGTFMFASTRNILIKQQESILQTKTQAIVNEFDALFKEKGSLVKQLSTNKLFQQYIETTESASVATTSTYAAETRDTLAAIVKEEPSFADAWIAGISGKGFWLQNDGAASDSDFDIQTRPYFNPAVAADGLYYSDPYIDLASGNLLMGIFYPIKDNSNQLIGFAAADIAFKDIPAIMESYKLGSTGYSILASKTGDILYHPDQDKVLKEKITDNPGELGEIGKKMVAGESGVQLIDDHGERRYIGYATSKDTGWSVGLTISEDEVLSELKSFTWITLGGFAAAAILLVLICYVTLRYLLRSIPKLLAKIKLIENGDLTVSLDIRSNNEIGQISQGIHHMVQKIQGMLQMVGSSAQVLNQSSNDLQSISSRTASTMNDTATAVNEIANATNYQSIETENILRKTGNLSGQIDKIASDIKAIDTMVHNSAEQSGMGLNVVDQLSRWAAENHHSTQAMSAIIEDIDLSRNEISSFVDTVKQIASQTNLLALNASIEAARAGEQGRGFAVVAEEVRKLAEQTALATEEINKKVRVIEEKTSISVEHTARGLNIAEENAKSVENTKQVFFSINKDLEQLKLRMIQISSNTADVHKHKDEILQALEIISSTTEENSASTEEVSASTQEQLDSIEQVADLSKQLNQLSNKLQDELNQFKVE, encoded by the coding sequence ATGTCACAAACATTCAAAAAACAGCGCATCAGATCATCCAGCATTGCGAATACATTAGCCATCGTGTTGCTGGTCATTATCGTTGTCGTCTTTGCAGTACTCGGTACGTTTATGTTCGCGAGCACACGAAACATCCTGATCAAACAACAGGAGTCCATACTTCAGACCAAGACACAGGCGATTGTCAATGAATTTGATGCCCTGTTTAAGGAAAAGGGTTCCCTGGTCAAACAACTGTCAACGAATAAACTGTTTCAGCAATACATAGAAACCACCGAATCTGCATCAGTGGCAACCACTTCCACATACGCTGCGGAAACCCGGGATACGCTGGCAGCCATAGTAAAAGAGGAGCCCTCCTTTGCTGATGCCTGGATTGCAGGCATTTCAGGCAAAGGTTTCTGGCTTCAAAATGACGGAGCAGCTTCCGACTCTGATTTTGATATTCAGACCCGTCCATACTTTAATCCGGCTGTTGCAGCAGACGGTTTGTACTATTCTGACCCTTATATTGACCTCGCTTCAGGCAATCTTCTCATGGGTATTTTTTATCCAATCAAAGATAACAGCAATCAACTGATCGGATTTGCCGCGGCTGATATTGCGTTCAAGGATATCCCTGCGATTATGGAAAGCTACAAGCTTGGAAGCACAGGATATTCAATTCTTGCCTCCAAAACAGGGGATATTCTCTACCATCCCGACCAGGATAAAGTGTTGAAGGAAAAAATTACGGATAACCCCGGTGAGCTCGGAGAGATTGGCAAAAAAATGGTTGCTGGTGAGTCTGGAGTTCAATTGATCGATGATCATGGAGAGCGCCGTTATATCGGTTATGCTACCAGCAAGGATACCGGGTGGTCCGTAGGTCTGACCATTTCGGAGGATGAAGTGTTGTCAGAATTAAAATCCTTTACCTGGATTACACTCGGTGGTTTTGCGGCTGCTGCCATTTTACTTGTGTTGATCTGTTATGTAACCCTTCGATACCTGCTCAGATCCATTCCGAAGCTGCTTGCCAAAATCAAGCTCATTGAAAATGGGGATCTAACTGTATCATTGGATATCCGCTCCAATAATGAAATCGGGCAGATTTCTCAGGGCATTCATCATATGGTGCAAAAAATTCAGGGTATGCTGCAAATGGTGGGCAGCTCCGCTCAGGTCTTGAATCAGTCCTCCAACGATCTGCAATCCATTTCTTCAAGAACAGCGAGTACGATGAATGACACAGCTACAGCCGTCAATGAAATTGCCAACGCAACCAATTATCAGTCCATAGAGACCGAAAATATTTTACGCAAAACCGGAAACTTGTCTGGACAAATTGATAAAATCGCGAGTGATATCAAGGCCATCGACACAATGGTGCACAACTCTGCCGAACAAAGCGGCATGGGCCTCAACGTTGTGGATCAGTTGTCCAGGTGGGCAGCCGAAAATCATCATTCCACACAAGCCATGTCGGCCATCATTGAGGATATTGATCTGAGCCGTAATGAAATATCCAGCTTTGTGGACACCGTGAAACAAATTGCTTCACAGACCAACCTACTGGCGCTTAATGCTTCCATTGAAGCAGCACGTGCTGGTGAACAAGGCAGAGGTTTTGCTGTCGTTGCCGAGGAGGTTCGCAAGCTTGCTGAACAAACTGCACTGGCGACTGAAGAAATTAACAAAAAGGTACGTGTGATTGAAGAGAAAACGAGCATATCTGTGGAGCATACCGCTCGTGGTTTGAACATTGCAGAAGAAAATGCCAAGTCCGTTGAGAACACCAAGCAGGTATTCTTTAGCATCAACAAGGATTTGGAGCAGTTGAAATTGCGCATGATCCAGATCAGCAGCAACACTGCCGATGTTCATAAACATAAAGATGAGATTTTGCAGGCACTTGAGATCATTTCTTCCACCACAGAGGAGAACTCCGCCTCAACAGAAGAGGTCAGCGCCAGCACGCAGGAACAATTGGATAGCATCGAGCAGGTTGCTGATCTTTCGAAACAACTGAATCAGTTGTCCAACAAGTTACAGGACGAATTAAACCAATTCAAGGTCGAATAA
- a CDS encoding aminotransferase class I/II-fold pyridoxal phosphate-dependent enzyme has translation MKFAKRMEHFSEGIFTRLLEIKRKRLENGEPVIDLSVGTPNIPPAQHIMNALCEAAADASNYTYAVNDQSELLQAVSTWYKRRYSVELDPKTQICSLLGSQEGLAHISLAIVDEGDLVLVPDPCYPVFADGPLLAGAELYYMPQKEEHGYVIQLQEIPEDVAKKAKFMLVSYPNNPTTSMAPEQFYLDLIEFAKKYDIIVLHDNAYSELVFDGKECGSFLAYPGAIDVGIEFNSLSKTYGLAGARIGFCVGNPNMVSMLKKLKSNMDYGMFLPIQKAAIAAITGDQSEVERVRDIYEERRDILCEGFTDLGWSIAKPEATMFIWSRIPEHYDTSEQFAMDLVTQAGVIVTPGNAFGPSGEGYVRLALVQDKETLQQAVISVDESGILKTNPVMPR, from the coding sequence ATGAAGTTTGCTAAACGTATGGAACACTTTAGTGAAGGGATTTTCACTCGTTTGCTGGAAATCAAGCGCAAGCGGCTGGAGAATGGAGAACCGGTCATTGATCTGAGTGTAGGTACGCCCAACATTCCACCGGCCCAACATATCATGAATGCTCTATGCGAGGCAGCAGCAGATGCTTCTAACTATACTTATGCCGTGAATGATCAGAGCGAATTGCTGCAAGCCGTCAGTACGTGGTACAAGCGCCGTTATTCGGTTGAACTGGACCCCAAAACGCAAATATGCTCTTTGCTTGGATCACAGGAAGGACTTGCGCATATCTCTTTGGCTATTGTTGATGAAGGAGATCTGGTTCTCGTACCTGACCCTTGTTATCCAGTCTTTGCCGACGGGCCTCTACTGGCAGGAGCCGAGCTGTACTATATGCCACAAAAAGAGGAACACGGATATGTCATTCAACTTCAGGAGATTCCGGAAGATGTTGCGAAGAAAGCGAAGTTCATGCTTGTATCCTATCCCAACAATCCCACGACATCCATGGCACCGGAGCAATTTTATCTGGACTTGATTGAATTTGCCAAGAAATATGACATTATTGTTCTTCATGACAATGCGTACAGCGAGCTGGTGTTTGATGGGAAAGAGTGCGGAAGTTTTCTAGCGTATCCTGGTGCAATCGATGTGGGCATTGAATTCAACTCGTTATCCAAAACCTATGGTCTGGCTGGGGCACGAATCGGTTTTTGTGTTGGAAATCCCAACATGGTATCCATGCTTAAGAAGTTAAAATCCAACATGGATTACGGCATGTTTCTGCCGATTCAAAAGGCAGCCATCGCTGCCATAACCGGAGATCAGAGCGAAGTTGAGCGTGTCAGAGACATTTACGAGGAGCGCAGAGATATCCTGTGTGAAGGATTCACCGACCTTGGCTGGTCCATTGCCAAGCCTGAAGCGACCATGTTCATCTGGAGCAGGATTCCGGAACACTACGATACCTCTGAACAGTTTGCCATGGATCTGGTTACACAAGCTGGAGTAATCGTAACACCTGGGAATGCCTTCGGCCCTTCCGGTGAAGGATATGTGAGACTTGCTTTGGTTCAGGACAAGGAGACGTTACAGCAAGCGGTAATATCGGTGGATGAAAGCGGCATCCTGAAGACCAACCCCGTTATGCCAAGATAA
- a CDS encoding iron ABC transporter permease, translating to MSSVQATRPAMNWRTISIYGGGLSALIVLFFVSLCYGEAAISLHTVWDALTGRQNTLEHNMIWDLRMPRTVIGIIAGGALAVAGALLQTITRNPLAASDTLGINAGAYFIVVLGTILFPGLLSQSPFLFAVLGGLVAAFAAYFMGGGRRSSPVRLALSGMIVSMVLGSFTSALHIFFSMETQGLFLWGSGTLVQNDWSGVAYAWPWVIGITILALILSRQWDMLELDESTASSLGQKVGLARAGGLMIAVLLAAVIVSVIGPIGFVGLVAPHLVRLSGVRSNRLLLPGVFIWGAALLVGADVLAKMVHNSSMELPTGAVMAIIGAPWLIWLVLTRMKAANGSGMSTSMSTGAPSRRFAFGPMAVLFTVITVALILLSTMFGGMRIPLGDLLPSLFQSDGLFSALVQLRIPRTLVAAGAGAALAISGVLIQMAVRNPLADASIVGVSSGAGLGAMMVIILFPGLPVYLLPIAAIVGAAIAAVVVFSLSWKKGLNPSAVVLLGIAMSAIAGAGIQILIVRGAVYGSSGYIWLTGSTYARTWDQVKTIGIFLLILVPVAWWLARRFELLVFDDNSASGLGLSVRRTRLLAMTTGVLLAAGAVACVGTVGFIGLIAPHMVRLLTGHKLRRSMFLSALAGAVMLVLADTIGRTVMAPTEIPSGILIAIIGTPYFLYLMYRSNWRKSV from the coding sequence ATGAGTTCGGTTCAGGCAACTAGGCCAGCAATGAACTGGCGTACAATAAGCATATATGGGGGCGGTCTATCCGCTCTCATCGTGCTTTTTTTTGTAAGCCTTTGTTATGGTGAGGCAGCGATTTCACTCCATACCGTATGGGACGCACTTACGGGCAGACAGAATACATTAGAGCACAATATGATCTGGGATTTGCGTATGCCACGTACGGTTATCGGTATTATTGCCGGAGGGGCTCTGGCTGTAGCGGGAGCGCTGTTACAGACGATTACGCGTAATCCACTCGCAGCGTCGGACACACTGGGCATCAATGCCGGAGCTTACTTTATTGTGGTGCTGGGAACCATTCTTTTTCCAGGTTTGCTCAGTCAGTCACCTTTTCTATTTGCAGTTCTTGGTGGTCTGGTGGCAGCATTTGCAGCGTATTTTATGGGTGGCGGACGAAGATCCAGTCCGGTACGACTTGCATTGTCCGGCATGATTGTGTCGATGGTGCTTGGTTCGTTTACAAGCGCACTGCATATTTTTTTCTCCATGGAAACACAGGGGCTGTTTCTTTGGGGTTCAGGAACACTCGTCCAGAATGACTGGAGTGGTGTAGCTTATGCTTGGCCTTGGGTCATTGGTATTACCATTCTCGCGTTAATCCTGTCCAGACAATGGGATATGCTGGAGCTGGATGAATCAACGGCATCCTCATTGGGACAAAAGGTTGGACTCGCTCGTGCTGGCGGTTTGATGATTGCAGTCTTGCTGGCTGCGGTGATTGTCAGTGTAATCGGGCCGATTGGCTTCGTGGGACTCGTGGCACCACATTTGGTTCGATTGAGTGGAGTGCGCTCTAATCGATTGCTGCTGCCCGGTGTTTTTATATGGGGAGCGGCTCTCCTGGTTGGTGCGGACGTACTCGCCAAGATGGTGCATAACTCGAGCATGGAGCTGCCGACAGGCGCTGTAATGGCGATTATTGGTGCACCGTGGCTGATCTGGCTTGTACTCACACGCATGAAGGCCGCGAACGGGTCGGGCATGTCCACTTCAATGAGTACAGGAGCACCTTCTCGTCGCTTTGCATTTGGCCCGATGGCCGTATTATTTACGGTCATCACTGTAGCGCTGATCTTGCTCAGTACGATGTTTGGCGGTATGCGGATTCCGCTCGGCGATCTGTTACCAAGTCTATTCCAATCTGATGGATTATTCTCTGCATTGGTTCAACTTCGAATTCCACGTACGCTCGTTGCCGCAGGTGCAGGGGCTGCACTGGCGATCAGCGGCGTGCTCATTCAGATGGCGGTACGTAATCCGCTGGCGGATGCCTCCATTGTTGGTGTGTCCTCTGGTGCAGGGCTTGGAGCAATGATGGTCATCATTTTGTTCCCGGGTCTTCCTGTGTATTTGCTGCCGATCGCGGCAATTGTTGGTGCAGCCATCGCTGCAGTGGTTGTATTCTCCCTCTCCTGGAAGAAAGGGCTGAATCCTTCTGCGGTGGTGTTGCTGGGGATTGCCATGTCTGCCATTGCAGGAGCAGGCATTCAGATTCTGATTGTACGTGGAGCAGTATACGGTAGTAGTGGATATATCTGGCTGACCGGAAGTACCTATGCCCGTACCTGGGATCAGGTAAAGACTATCGGTATCTTTCTATTAATTCTGGTGCCGGTGGCTTGGTGGCTGGCTCGCAGATTTGAACTGTTGGTATTCGACGATAATAGTGCATCTGGACTTGGACTGAGCGTACGCCGTACACGTTTGCTGGCTATGACGACAGGGGTACTACTGGCAGCCGGAGCCGTTGCATGTGTAGGGACTGTCGGTTTTATCGGTCTGATAGCACCACATATGGTTCGTCTGCTTACAGGACACAAGTTAAGACGATCGATGTTTTTATCCGCATTGGCGGGGGCAGTCATGCTGGTGCTGGCCGATACGATCGGCAGAACGGTCATGGCGCCAACAGAGATCCCATCAGGCATACTCATTGCGATCATTGGAACACCGTACTTCCTGTATCTGATGTATCGTTCGAACTGGCGTAAATCAGTATAA
- a CDS encoding ABC transporter substrate-binding protein, producing MKKGLKGLLIMFAFVLVLAGCGKANTTTDTSKEVDSGSAPAEETAGPVTVKHKRGELTLDKPAERVVTLEWTYTEDVVALGVQPVGNADNANYKVYVSSEAGLDDSVTDIGTRGEPNLEAIAALKPDLIIANADNNNAVYDQLNAIAPTIEYDPYDGDGYNYDKMTEIFNNIATALGKEDKAKQVLDELDQHYAEAKEKLAAAGKENFHFALTQAFTYQNAASLRMFTDNSVVIGTLNKIGMVNDWQPEKVEGYGFSTVGIESLSDVQDSNFIYITQPDDDVFGTAMKDNSVWNGLNFVKEKRTYQLDSTTWTFGGPISSKALVDGVVEVITK from the coding sequence ATGAAAAAAGGATTAAAGGGACTTCTGATCATGTTCGCGTTTGTGCTGGTCCTGGCGGGATGCGGTAAAGCCAATACTACTACAGATACAAGTAAGGAAGTTGATTCCGGTAGTGCTCCGGCTGAAGAGACAGCAGGTCCTGTGACGGTAAAGCATAAGCGCGGTGAGCTTACACTGGACAAGCCAGCAGAGCGTGTGGTTACGCTGGAATGGACATACACCGAAGATGTGGTTGCACTGGGCGTTCAACCAGTCGGTAATGCAGATAACGCCAACTACAAAGTCTACGTATCATCCGAAGCAGGACTGGACGACAGTGTGACGGATATCGGAACGCGGGGCGAGCCGAATCTGGAAGCGATCGCTGCATTGAAGCCAGATCTCATCATTGCCAATGCAGACAATAATAATGCGGTTTACGATCAGCTTAATGCCATTGCACCAACCATTGAATACGACCCGTATGATGGCGATGGCTATAACTATGACAAAATGACAGAGATCTTTAATAACATTGCAACTGCTCTGGGCAAAGAGGATAAAGCGAAGCAAGTACTGGATGAATTGGATCAGCATTATGCAGAAGCCAAAGAAAAACTGGCTGCTGCAGGTAAAGAGAACTTCCACTTTGCACTGACACAGGCATTCACGTATCAAAATGCAGCGAGTCTGCGCATGTTCACCGATAACTCGGTCGTGATTGGCACGTTGAACAAAATTGGTATGGTTAACGATTGGCAGCCGGAAAAGGTAGAAGGTTATGGTTTCTCTACAGTGGGCATTGAATCTTTATCCGATGTACAGGACAGTAACTTCATTTATATTACACAGCCGGACGATGACGTTTTTGGTACAGCCATGAAAGATAACTCGGTTTGGAACGGACTCAACTTTGTTAAGGAAAAACGCACATATCAACTCGATAGCACAACATGGACGTTTGGTGGACCGATCTCCTCCAAAGCATTGGTTGATGGGGTTGTTGAGGTAATTACCAAATGA
- a CDS encoding CueP family metal-binding protein, producing the protein MKKQMWIIAGFVVVIVLGAYLIANNVGTEEAGRAETPNIRKLVEDISTGKVTPESASINATQLIVTDKGKQTTTYDLPENEFFLSIAPYMEQTHPCAIHSLTGCQGEMKNKKFTVTIHDSEGNTLMKDAEIKAGSNGFMDFWLARDKSYLIRVVHDGKVAETQLSTYEADNTCITTMQLS; encoded by the coding sequence ATGAAAAAACAAATGTGGATCATTGCCGGCTTTGTGGTTGTCATTGTGTTGGGAGCCTATCTGATAGCAAACAATGTAGGGACAGAAGAGGCAGGGCGTGCAGAAACACCAAACATCAGAAAACTGGTAGAAGATATCAGCACCGGCAAAGTGACACCGGAATCGGCCTCCATTAATGCCACCCAGTTAATCGTCACGGATAAAGGCAAGCAAACGACAACCTACGACTTGCCTGAAAATGAGTTTTTCCTCTCGATTGCGCCTTACATGGAACAGACTCATCCTTGTGCAATTCATAGTCTGACCGGATGTCAGGGTGAAATGAAAAATAAGAAATTTACTGTGACGATTCATGATTCGGAAGGGAATACACTCATGAAGGATGCTGAGATCAAGGCCGGATCCAACGGTTTTATGGATTTCTGGTTAGCCAGAGATAAGTCATACCTCATTCGCGTGGTACATGATGGGAAAGTTGCAGAGACACAGCTCTCTACATATGAAGCAGATAATACATGCATTACAACGATGCAGTTGAGTTAA
- a CDS encoding TetR/AcrR family transcriptional regulator, with protein MHKSLSMPDTDRRVHRSKQALKASLLEWMSRKPFESITITDIVKLADVNRSTFYKHYVYREDLLNEILKDVIDDLIFAYRVPYQHYRDFGIMDLSASAIKIFDHVLGHATFYALLVNTNMLTGFRNTLYETLKTLYLEDVTDMSPDPRVNKELLACYQANAVLGLITGWVQSNFKYSASYMAEQLLEFTRMNRSNEVYRSNLNPTSDTLETERGTVSHDN; from the coding sequence ATGCATAAATCCCTATCTATGCCCGATACCGATCGTAGAGTCCATAGATCCAAACAGGCCCTGAAGGCCTCTTTGTTAGAATGGATGTCGCGCAAGCCGTTCGAGAGTATTACTATCACCGATATTGTGAAATTAGCCGATGTGAACCGCAGCACCTTTTACAAACATTATGTATACAGAGAAGACTTGCTCAATGAAATTTTAAAAGACGTAATAGATGATCTCATTTTTGCTTATCGAGTTCCTTATCAGCATTACCGGGATTTCGGAATTATGGACCTGAGCGCTTCGGCTATCAAAATTTTTGACCATGTTCTTGGCCATGCCACCTTCTATGCCCTGCTGGTTAACACAAATATGCTTACGGGTTTTCGGAATACACTCTATGAGACGCTCAAAACTCTGTATCTAGAGGATGTGACCGATATGTCGCCAGATCCCCGAGTGAACAAGGAGCTTCTTGCCTGTTATCAGGCCAATGCTGTTCTTGGTCTAATTACCGGATGGGTACAAAGCAACTTCAAATACAGTGCCTCCTATATGGCGGAGCAGCTGCTGGAATTCACACGCATGAATCGTTCCAATGAAGTTTACCGTTCCAATCTGAATCCAACTTCGGATACGTTGGAAACGGAAAGAGGCACCGTTTCTCATGACAACTGA